The Bacteroidales bacterium genome contains the following window.
AATATATATTTTCTGAAACTCATAAACTATTATCTTCTATGTTCCACTCTGCATAAGAATTGGCTGTTTCCCATAATTTAACACTATATAATTTAACATTTGCGGGTAAAAGCGAAGCAATTATTTTTGCAAACTCAACAACCATATTTTCACATGTGGGCTGATACGAAGTAATATGCCTACGGTCGAACATTTGTTCGGTTTGTAAAAGTGTATCATGTTTAGAACGTTCACTAATAACTAACGAGTGATCCATTTTACTAACAATGGCTTCGTTTACTATTTTCTTTAAATCGCCAAAGTCAATTACCATACCATATTTAGTGCTATTAATATCCTGACATGGCTCACCAATAACTGTAACTTGCAATATATAACTGTGTCCATGAATATTTTTACATAAACCATCGTAATTCCATAAGGCATGAGCCATTTCAAAACGGAATTCTTTAGTAACTCTTACTTTTGCCATATTGTTTTTATATTTATAATTTTGCAAAATTTTAAACGTATAAAAATAGTTACTTTTTATGAAGTTAAAAAATAGTATCTTAACAAGTTTAATGCTTTTAATAAGTATGGGTTATATGTCGGCTCAATCTGATAGTTCTCAAACAAAAAATACCGTCGTATTTGGTAGTATATATCCTGCTTTTGTGTCTACTTTCTCTGCAAATAAAAACCCCTTACATGCATTTGAGATGAACACTGCACTCGTAGGTTTTAAAACCGATTTGGCTAAAAAAGCTACTGCCATTTTAATATATGATGTGGCCCGCACTACAAGCGATATTGTTGTATTAGATAGCAACAAACATCCGCTTTCGGTTAATTATTTCAAAGGAAGTGAATTTACTGCTTTTCTGAAACAAGCTGAAATAAATTGGAAACCATTATCGCATATTGAAATTGCCATTGGGCAGTTGCTTAACGAACAATATTTAACCGTTCAAGATAAATTTTGGAGTTATCGGTATGTTGCATTTACTTTTCAAGAACGTTATAAATTTGGCTATCCCGCTGATTTTGGTTTAAGGGTCGCATTTAACAATGAGCATTGGAGAATTTCTTCAACCATTAGCAATGGCGAAGGTCCTTTTTATAAACAAGATGCTGATGGATATTTAATGTATGCGATTAATGCCGAATACAGACCAAATAAACATTATATTTTTAAACTTTATAGCGATATATACCTCAATAACAAATTAAATAGAGAAAGCATTTCCGCGTTTGTATCGTATAAAAATGATAACTTACGCCTTGCTATTGAAGGATGTATAGTAACTAATGATAAATGGAATGAACAAAACGATTACAAAGGCTATTCTGCATTTATATCATATAATATTTCAGAAAAATGGAATTTATTTTTGCGTGGTGATTATTTAGATAAAAGTTACATTTATAATAATTCTTTTATTTCTTTTTTAGGTTTTGAATATGTGCCACTTAAAAATTTTAACATAGCCATAAACTATAGATTTTTACAATTAAACGCTACTAATTATAATCAAATAGCGTTGAACGTTGGTTTCAAATTTTAACGCCTACACTTTTGAATACAATCTATCACATTAGAAATACGCTCATGACTAATGGTGTAGTATATATTTTTACCCTTGCGTTTGGCACATACTATTCCCCTTGTTTTTAATATGCCTAAATGATGCGAAGCTGCCGATTGCTCTATACTTAAAAGTTCATGAATTTCTGATACCGTTAAGGGCTTACCTGCTTTAAGTAAACGCAAAATAGCAATTCTAAGCGGATGAGCCATTGCTTTTAGCATTTCAGAAGCTTCATTAAGTGCGTCAATATCAAGTAATTCAAAACTGTCTGTCATAAACTAATTTTTATGCAAATATATACATATGTAAGATAAATAAATATGTTATTTAACCAATATTTAATTGATATTAAATACCTTTATCCATAACATTGTTGTTTTTAAAAAAAAATGGTAAGTTTGAAGCAGTTTTATGAGCACATTAGATTTAATAAAATTACCAGTAAAAGAAGATCTCAAAGCTTTTGACGATTACTTTTCAAATTATTTAAAGAGTAATGCTTCGCTTTTAAATTTAATAACTTCGTATGTTTTAAAAACAAAAGGCAAGCAAATACGTCCTCTATTAGTTTTTTTATCGGCGAAACTTTTTGATAATGTAAACTCATCTACATTTCAGGCAGCTTCGTTAATTGAACTTATGCATACAGCAACCCTAATCCACGATGATGTTGTAGATGATAGTTACGAACGTAGAGGAATGTTTTCTGTTAATGCACTATGGAAAAATAAAGTAGCTGTTCTTATTGGCGATTATTTTTTAGCTAAAGGATTATTACTTGCTGTTGAAAAAAATGAATTTAAACTACTTCAAATAGTATCAGAAGCCGTTAAAGAAATGAGCGAAGGCGAACTTTTACAAATTGAAAAAGCACGTAAACTCGATATTAATGAAGATTTATATTACAAAATAATCCGTAAAAAAACAGCCACTCTTTTAGCAGCTTGCACTTATAGCGGAAGCGTATCGGCAGGCATTAGCGAAGAACTTTCACTAAAAATGAAAGAAATGGGCTACCATATTGGAATGGCATTTCAAATAAAAGACGATTTATTCGACTTTAACTTAAATAACAAAACCGGAAAACCAGCAGGCAATGATATACGCGAACAAAAATATACACTTCCGCTTATTTATACATTAAAAAATTGCTCGATTAAAGAAAAAAAAGAACTTTTATCGTTATTAAAAAATTTTGAGAAAAACAAAAAATCAATTCAAGAAATTAACACTATTATTAATGAACACCATGGTTTTGAATACACCCAAAAAGTAATGATGAACTATATTCAAAATGCCAAAGAAATTTTATCGACCATGCCTCAAAACGAAGCAAATAAATCATTACAACTACTTATCGATTATATTGTTGAACGTAATAAATAATCTTAAGCGCTTCAAAGCGAAAAAAGCAAACTTATTTTTTACAAAAATTAAATATTTACAAAGCTTTAATAATTTCGATAAAATCGTTTACTTTAAGCGATGCACCTCCTATTAAACCGCCATCGATATCGGGTTGAGCAAACAAAGTTGCAGCATTAGTAGCATTACAACTCCCTCCATATAAAATAGAAATTTCTGATGCTACCTGTATTCCGTATTTTTCGGCAATTAACGAACGAATATATGCATGCATTTCTTGTGCTTGCTCGGGTGTTGCTGTTTTACCAGTACCAATAGCCCAAACTGGCTCGTATGCCAATACTATTCTTTTAATATTCTCCTCGTCTAAATGAAATAAGCTTTCGTATATTTGCTTTTTCACTATTTCAAAATGAATATTTTGCTCACGTTCTTCAAGTTTTTCGCCAATGCAAAAAATTGGTTTTAAAATATTCTTTAAACAAATATTTACTTTTTGTTTTAAATCTTCATACGATTCATTGAAATATTGCCTACGTTCGGAATGACCAATAATAACATAGTGAGCTCCTGTAGAGCGTATCATTTCTGCAGATACTTCGCCCGTATATGCGCCCTTTTCCCATTTAGCGCAATTTTGAGCTGCTACCGATATTTTTTTAAAATCTACTACATTTACTATTGATACCAAATGAGTAAAAGGCGTGCCTAAAATAACTCTTTTATTATCAAGTTGAATGTTTATCAAAAATTCATTAATTGCCTTGGCTAAAGCGATACCTTCTTCGAGGCTTGTATTCATTTTCCAATTACCGGCAGCAATACGAGTTCTCATAATTTATTTTTTAATAGTTAATTGTTCAATTTCTACAATATCTGGAAAATCAAAATACGACCATTTTTTTATGACTGTACCATTTTTCAATAACATTAAGCCAGGATTACTTCGAACCATTGATTTTAAAGTTACTTCATCGCACATATAAAATGGGAAAAGTATTTTGTTCTGAATAATAAATGCATCTATATCTTTTTGCAACGAAGCAGTTAAAGCATAAAACAAATAATTATTTTTAATAGCATATTGATAAATTGCATTCACTTTTTCAATATTTTTATTAGAAGCTTTTTCAATCTTAGGACTTGTAAATAAAAAGACATAACTTTTATAATTTAAGGCAGTATCAATATAATTATTATTTTGACTATCAAAAATATTGAAATCGTGAATAGGCGGTATATACCCTCTTTTAACAAGTTTAGGTTCCGAAATGCTAATGTATTTATACTTTGTTCCTTTACCCCAATAAGTAGAATCTGATGAATATTTATTAACATCAATTACTATTTGTTGGTTTGTAGTGGTATCTTTTAAGGTAATCATTTGAGCATATTCGTCTTTGGGTGCACCTTCAGGAACTGACATTTGTTCAGGCAGGTAAGTTCCTTCTTTAAAAGGTAAAAAATCGATAATGGGTAAATGAACATACGAATACCACATAATAAAACCAACAATTATGGCTCCCACTCCAGCAATATTCCATTGCATTAAGTTTGAAAATTTTGAATTAAATTTATTACGTTGAACAAAAATAAGAATAGTAGGAATTAGTATAATAATATTCTTATAAAATGTTTGCCAATTAGTTAGTTTAACAGCATCGCCAAAACAACCACAATCTGAAACCGGATTTTCTAATGCTAACCAAAGAGTAATAGGCGTAAAAATGATCATAAAAATAAGAGCTCCCCATGAAGCTAATTTTACTTGGGTACATGTAATTAATGAGAAACCTATAATAAACTCGGCTGCAATCATAATAACACCTAACACAAAAGCCCAAGGAACTAGAAATTCTAATCCCATTGCATAAAAATAGTCGTTAAATTTAATAGCAGTTCCCCATGGATCAACTGCTTTAACAAAACCCGAAAATAAAAATACTAAACCAACAAAAAATCTTGATATATTCCTTACAATCTTCATATTATATATTTTTTGCACAAAATTAATCGTAAAAAAATAGATTTGTAATGATAATTGTTAGATTAACAAGCTTTAACAATTTTTTCTAATAAACGGTTAAACACAACTTCAATAGGTGCTAAGGTGCCATTTAAACTACAATCTATATAAATAAGTTCATAATGTTGGCATAAGTACAAATATTCCTGACGTACTTTTTGCTGAAAAGTTAAGCTTTTTTCGTGAATATCGGATTTACCTTTTAAATATGTCCTATCATCTCCGGTGCGTTGTTCTTTAAGTTTTTGTTCTACAAATGATTGTGGTACATCTAAAAACAAATTTATATTAGGTTTAGGAATTTTAAAATAATCGAATTCAAATTGTAAAATCCAATTACGTAAACGATCCTTTTCCTCTTCATTATCAACTTTTGCACATTGATATGCCAAATTTGAATATACATAACGATCCAGAAAAACAACCCTTCCCTGCTTTAAGTGTTGAAGCATTTCGTAAGAAGCATCCCAACGATCTCCTGCATATAGAGCTGCTACAAGTTGCGGATGCACTTGATTTATATCGCCATACTCACCTCTTAAAAAAGAAGCGATCATCTCGCCCCAGTATGGCGAATCTAAACGTGGAAAATGTTTAAAAAAAACCTGCTTTCCAAGTTTTTCGAAATATTCAGTCAACATTTTAACTTGAGTTGACTTACCTGCACCATCTAAACCTTCTAAAACAATGAGAGGCATATCGTTATTTTTTTTAATTTTACACCCAAAAAAGAATGGATAAAGATACAAGTTTTCGAAAAAAGAAAAGTATTCGATTTAGAGATAATTTATTCTTTATTGAAAAGCCTATTTTAATGGGCATTATAAACATTACACCTGATTCATTTTATGCCCATAGTAGGATTCAAGATATTGACCAAGCCATAAAAAAAACAGCCTCAATGCTCGAACATGGAGCAACCATTATTGACATTGGAGCTGCTTCGTCAAGACCCCATTCTCTTATCATTCCATCAGATGAAGAGATAAAACGTGTAAGACCTATAGCTGAAGCTTTAAGTAAAACGTTTCCCAATGTATGGTTTTCGATTGATACTTATAATTCAGACACCGCAACTATGTGCGTCGAAGAATATGGCTTTTATATGATTAACGATATTTCGGCATACGCCATCGACCCTCATATGTTCAATACCATTACTCGTTTAAATGTTCCTTATGTGCTGATGCATATGCAAGGTACACCCGAAAACATGCAAAATAATCCTTCGTACAATGATGTTTCAAATGATGTATTTCAATTTTTAGGAAAAAGGAAACATGAATTAACTGCCCAAGGACTCAACAATATTATTATCGACCCAGGATTTGGTTTTGGTAAAACACTCGAACATAATTATCAATTATTAAAACACCTTAACGATTTTCGATCATTAGAATGTCCAATATTAGTGGGTTTATCTAGAAAATCGATGGTATTTCGTTTATTAAATATTATGCCAGACGAATCGCTCAACGGGACTTCGGCTTTGCATACTATAGCTATACTTAATGGAGCCGATATTATACGCACCCATGATGTTAAAGAAGCAAAAGAAATTATCGATATTGTTCAGTTTTATTTTAATGCTTAATTTTTTTGTAACTTAGCACAAAATTATGATTCCTCTTTTTATTAATATTACTTTTTTCGACATTATCGATATATTACTTTTTGCCTTTGTCCTTTATAAAATATATATGTTAATAAAGGGTTCGCTTGCCATTAATATTTTTATTGGTATTGCTATCATTTATGTATTATGGATGGCTGTAAGAGCTTTTAAAATGCAATTATTAGCCGGCCTACTAGGACAAATTATGGGGGTTGGAATGATTGCATTAGTCATTGTATTTCAACAAGAAATTCGACGATTTTTGTTAATTATTGGTTCAAAATATTTTGCTGTTAATTACAAACTTAAAATTTTAAGTCTATTTAAAAAACAAAAAAAGGCCAAGCCTATTTTGAATGCATCATCTATTTTTGTAGCACTAAAAAATTTATCTGAAAATAAAATCGGTGCTCTTATAGTTATTGCCAATAAAATGAGCTTAGACAATTATTCGCACATAGGCGACTCCTTAAATGCCAATATTTCGAGTCGCCTTATTGAGGGCATATTCAATAAAGAAAGTCCACTTCACGATGGTGCTATTATTATTCACAACAATAAAATTGCTTCGGCACGCTGTATTTTGCCTATAAGTAACAAAACAGACCTTCCACCCCACTTTGGAACTCGTCATAGAGCAGCACTTGGAATGTCTGAATATACCGATTCTATTATTATTGTTGTATCTGAAGAAAATGGTGCCATTAGTTATGCCTTCGACGGAAAAATATACTACGACGTTAGTATCGAAGACATAAAAAAACAGCTAGAAGAAAATTTTACTCTTATTTAATTTATACAAATAAAATAGCCATGAGAACCCTTGAACACCGACCTAAAATGAAATTATCACTTACCAATAAGTCGTGTTATTTATTCGAATGGACTATTTCATCTGCTCATACCAACGAGACAAGTTCTGACATTTATTAAAAAAAAAATAAAAATGAAAATTGCCATAACCGGATATAACGGATTTGTTGGTCAATATTTAAGAAATTACTTTGCTTCAAAAGGCTTAGAAATTATTCCCATTGAAAGAAAACTACTTTACGGCGACCTTCATGCATTAACTTCATTAATAGAAGAGTCTAATATAGTTATCCATTTAGCAGGAGCTACATTAAATAAGTATTGGACAAAAAAATACATGCAAAAAATATATAATAGTAGAATTTTAACCACAAACCAACTTGTAAAAGCAATATCGTTATGTAAAAATCGACCTCAAGTACTTATTTCAACATCGGCCATTGGCATATACGATAATAAACATAGTCATGACGAAAACAGTCGCTACTTAGCAGGAACTTTTCTTGGCAAAGTATGCAAAGATTGGGAATTAGCAGCACTCAATGCCGAAAACTTTGGAGTAGATGTGTATATACTACGCTTTGGAATTGTCTTAGGACTTAATGGTGGTATGATAAAAAAAATGCTACCTTTATTCAAAATTGGTTTAGGTGGTAGTATTGGCAATGGTAATCAAGCTTTAAGTTTTATTCATATTGACGATTTAGTTCGTATTTACGACGCCATAATATCAGGTCAACTTAAAAAAGGTATCTATAATGCTGTAAGCCCTTACCCAACTACAAATAAACAATTTTCTAAACAAATGGCTCACATTTTAAAACGACCACTTTTTTTTGCTATCCCAAAATTTGTTTTTCGAATATTATTTGGTAAAGGAGCTGAATTATTAACACAAGGACAATTAGTTTATCCTCATTCGCTATTAGAACAAGGATTCAAGTTCAAATACGAAACAATTGATAGTGCCCTTCATGCAATATTAAAGCCCCAAAAATAAAACGTATACTATAAAAAAGTACAAGGTATTTTAGTCATAAAAAATTATATACTAACTCTATGAGGTATTCTTTTAATTATTTCACTTTGCCCATATTTGTATCCTAAATAATCCATCAACCACAATGCAACCTCATTATTTAAATCTTCTATTTTTACATAAATACATTGCTTTTTTTTTATAGCATCAGCTAAATTAGTTTCAGAAACGGCTTTTTCATAAAGTGTAAGTTTAACTATTCCTGTATAATTGCTAATAGTAATAATACAACGACGCCAAACAGAATATATTTTTTCTTTCTTAAAAAAATACAAAGTGGTTTTAGTTAGAGTTTTATATGCCGAAGCATAATATTCAAATTTAAAATCACCCTCCAAATAAGTATAACCTATTTCCAAAACAGGGCGTCTGCTTTCTGCACTTAACGTTGCTATTTTTTCGATATACTGAACCAACATTTGATGAAAAGCAAGATATTGATCTTTGTTTGTTTGCATTATTTCTGAAATTGGCGTAACAGTTTGCTTTTCATGTTGATGTTGCAACAATTTTTCTTTTTCTTCTGCTTCGTCAATAAAATGAGGCATAATTAACAAATAATTCCTTTAAACGATTCGTGAATTCCTTTATGAATTTCATACCAAAATTCAAATGCAGCTTCTTGCTTATTAATATTAAAACGTTCGTTCCAATAATTAAGCTCTAAAACATCAGCTTTTTCTTCAAACTTCTTTTTAATAAAGGTGTGAACAAAATCAATATTTCTTTCAGATTCCCAGAAAATAGAAGAGTTACGGCTATTGATCCAAGCTGCAATATTTTTTATTGAATCTTGATATTCATATTTTTTTCCATAAATTTTCCCTAAAAATTCGGGGATCATTTCTTCTGCCCAAGAACGATGAAAACGACAAAAGCCCATATTATCTATCATCAATTCTTTTACAAAACGTTGTGCATTTTCACGTCCAAGCTTACGAGGTTCGATAAAATCTTTGCCATAATACATGTAATATTTACCCATAATAGGCATCGGCGAAAGTGCACCCGGAACCCAATATTGGTTTGGCACCATCCAACCTTTGCGTCGGAAGGCATTAAATACAAACTTATCGATAATTCTACGCCCTCTGTCGTATGAAAGTTTATGAGCTAAAATACGTGCTCCATCTTGAAGATTGAGCATATCGTACTTCAAATTAATAATATTATCTAATATTTGAACACCCATTTGAGCATTTAGCATAGAGTCGTTCACAATATCAAATTGCTGTACATCAAAAACGGGTTTTTGCTTCAAGCCAATTTCATTAGGTTTAATAAGTCCTTCAGAAACACATTCCATAATCCAAGAAAGAACACCACCTATCGAAATAGCATCAAATCCAAGCATATCAGCATGATGATTCAACAATTCAGCGGCTCTTTGGTCAAAAATACCCGATAATGGTCCCATGGTTTGATACGGTTCGTAATCTTTCTTGTATTCGTTATTCATTTTTTTACAAACCGCTACACATGGCTCACCACAATTTTTATATTGTTTTGTTTTAATTGTTTCTTCGTTAAATTGCTTTAAATAATGATCTACAATAAATTTCTTATGCAGCTCTTTTCGATCGTTTTCGCTCCAATATATACTTTTATAGTTAAAAGCGATAATATTGCCACCCATGGTTGCATAATTAACACCAAAAGTGCCACCGGTTTCAAAATTTTCGTCAAAACGATATTTGGTGGTGGCTTCAATATCTTTTGCTGCTAATTTTTTGTTATATTTATCTTCGAACCAAGAATCGGCTACTTTTCGGTCTCTAAAATCTTCATCAATATAGGTACCACCATAAATGATAGCTGCTAAACCATGTTGCTGAAAGAGCTTACTTCCAAATCCTCCTCTACCTGCCCATGTATCGACATAAGTGATCTCACCGTTTTTTATAGGAGCAGAACCAATAGCTCCAAAATCGGTAGCATACGATGCTGGTCCT
Protein-coding sequences here:
- a CDS encoding TIGR01777 family protein; translated protein: MKIAITGYNGFVGQYLRNYFASKGLEIIPIERKLLYGDLHALTSLIEESNIVIHLAGATLNKYWTKKYMQKIYNSRILTTNQLVKAISLCKNRPQVLISTSAIGIYDNKHSHDENSRYLAGTFLGKVCKDWELAALNAENFGVDVYILRFGIVLGLNGGMIKKMLPLFKIGLGGSIGNGNQALSFIHIDDLVRIYDAIISGQLKKGIYNAVSPYPTTNKQFSKQMAHILKRPLFFAIPKFVFRILFGKGAELLTQGQLVYPHSLLEQGFKFKYETIDSALHAILKPQK
- a CDS encoding 6-carboxytetrahydropterin synthase, which codes for MAKVRVTKEFRFEMAHALWNYDGLCKNIHGHSYILQVTVIGEPCQDINSTKYGMVIDFGDLKKIVNEAIVSKMDHSLVISERSKHDTLLQTEQMFDRRHITSYQPTCENMVVEFAKIIASLLPANVKLYSVKLWETANSYAEWNIEDNSL
- the folP gene encoding dihydropteroate synthase; this encodes MGIINITPDSFYAHSRIQDIDQAIKKTASMLEHGATIIDIGAASSRPHSLIIPSDEEIKRVRPIAEALSKTFPNVWFSIDTYNSDTATMCVEEYGFYMINDISAYAIDPHMFNTITRLNVPYVLMHMQGTPENMQNNPSYNDVSNDVFQFLGKRKHELTAQGLNNIIIDPGFGFGKTLEHNYQLLKHLNDFRSLECPILVGLSRKSMVFRLLNIMPDESLNGTSALHTIAILNGADIIRTHDVKEAKEIIDIVQFYFNA
- a CDS encoding triose-phosphate isomerase, coding for MRTRIAAGNWKMNTSLEEGIALAKAINEFLINIQLDNKRVILGTPFTHLVSIVNVVDFKKISVAAQNCAKWEKGAYTGEVSAEMIRSTGAHYVIIGHSERRQYFNESYEDLKQKVNICLKNILKPIFCIGEKLEEREQNIHFEIVKKQIYESLFHLDEENIKRIVLAYEPVWAIGTGKTATPEQAQEMHAYIRSLIAEKYGIQVASEISILYGGSCNATNAATLFAQPDIDGGLIGGASLKVNDFIEIIKAL
- a CDS encoding helix-turn-helix transcriptional regulator translates to MTDSFELLDIDALNEASEMLKAMAHPLRIAILRLLKAGKPLTVSEIHELLSIEQSAASHHLGILKTRGIVCAKRKGKNIYYTISHERISNVIDCIQKCRR
- a CDS encoding TIGR00159 family protein, which codes for MIPLFINITFFDIIDILLFAFVLYKIYMLIKGSLAINIFIGIAIIYVLWMAVRAFKMQLLAGLLGQIMGVGMIALVIVFQQEIRRFLLIIGSKYFAVNYKLKILSLFKKQKKAKPILNASSIFVALKNLSENKIGALIVIANKMSLDNYSHIGDSLNANISSRLIEGIFNKESPLHDGAIIIHNNKIASARCILPISNKTDLPPHFGTRHRAALGMSEYTDSIIIVVSEENGAISYAFDGKIYYDVSIEDIKKQLEENFTLI
- a CDS encoding DoxX family protein, with amino-acid sequence MKIVRNISRFFVGLVFLFSGFVKAVDPWGTAIKFNDYFYAMGLEFLVPWAFVLGVIMIAAEFIIGFSLITCTQVKLASWGALIFMIIFTPITLWLALENPVSDCGCFGDAVKLTNWQTFYKNIIILIPTILIFVQRNKFNSKFSNLMQWNIAGVGAIIVGFIMWYSYVHLPIIDFLPFKEGTYLPEQMSVPEGAPKDEYAQMITLKDTTTNQQIVIDVNKYSSDSTYWGKGTKYKYISISEPKLVKRGYIPPIHDFNIFDSQNNNYIDTALNYKSYVFLFTSPKIEKASNKNIEKVNAIYQYAIKNNYLFYALTASLQKDIDAFIIQNKILFPFYMCDEVTLKSMVRSNPGLMLLKNGTVIKKWSYFDFPDIVEIEQLTIKK
- the tmk gene encoding dTMP kinase, translating into MPLIVLEGLDGAGKSTQVKMLTEYFEKLGKQVFFKHFPRLDSPYWGEMIASFLRGEYGDINQVHPQLVAALYAGDRWDASYEMLQHLKQGRVVFLDRYVYSNLAYQCAKVDNEEEKDRLRNWILQFEFDYFKIPKPNINLFLDVPQSFVEQKLKEQRTGDDRTYLKGKSDIHEKSLTFQQKVRQEYLYLCQHYELIYIDCSLNGTLAPIEVVFNRLLEKIVKAC
- a CDS encoding aldehyde ferredoxin oxidoreductase: MESLIRVLMIDASTGYYKMTRFPIGKYFGPVDVGFHLASSQNALTIGTGVLAGSILPGSNRLIFTGFSPAWAGFYVSSMGGAGLVFDNLGINMISIVGQAKTPSILYLNRNHGEEIHVEIHPVDVHNIWKSGRKGIYSLMDYTYSQLGRRFENDPRILATGPASYATDFGAIGSAPIKNGEITYVDTWAGRGGFGSKLFQQHGLAAIIYGGTYIDEDFRDRKVADSWFEDKYNKKLAAKDIEATTKYRFDENFETGGTFGVNYATMGGNIIAFNYKSIYWSENDRKELHKKFIVDHYLKQFNEETIKTKQYKNCGEPCVAVCKKMNNEYKKDYEPYQTMGPLSGIFDQRAAELLNHHADMLGFDAISIGGVLSWIMECVSEGLIKPNEIGLKQKPVFDVQQFDIVNDSMLNAQMGVQILDNIINLKYDMLNLQDGARILAHKLSYDRGRRIIDKFVFNAFRRKGWMVPNQYWVPGALSPMPIMGKYYMYYGKDFIEPRKLGRENAQRFVKELMIDNMGFCRFHRSWAEEMIPEFLGKIYGKKYEYQDSIKNIAAWINSRNSSIFWESERNIDFVHTFIKKKFEEKADVLELNYWNERFNINKQEAAFEFWYEIHKGIHESFKGIIC
- a CDS encoding polyprenyl synthetase family protein, with product MSTLDLIKLPVKEDLKAFDDYFSNYLKSNASLLNLITSYVLKTKGKQIRPLLVFLSAKLFDNVNSSTFQAASLIELMHTATLIHDDVVDDSYERRGMFSVNALWKNKVAVLIGDYFLAKGLLLAVEKNEFKLLQIVSEAVKEMSEGELLQIEKARKLDINEDLYYKIIRKKTATLLAACTYSGSVSAGISEELSLKMKEMGYHIGMAFQIKDDLFDFNLNNKTGKPAGNDIREQKYTLPLIYTLKNCSIKEKKELLSLLKNFEKNKKSIQEINTIINEHHGFEYTQKVMMNYIQNAKEILSTMPQNEANKSLQLLIDYIVERNK